TTATATTTTTCCACGAACTCGGTCATTTTTTAGTTGCTAGATTTTTTGGCGTTAAAGTCAATACTTTTAGCATCGGATTTGGTGAGAAAATCTACACAAAAAGAGTTGGAAATACAGACTACTGCTTAAGTGCTATTCCGCTTGGTGGCTACGTACAGCTTAAAGGACAGGACGATTTAGACCCAAAGCTAAAAAATTATGATAGCGATAGCTACAATGTTTTAAGCCCTATAAAACGTATAGCCATACTTTTTGCAGGTCCGTTTTTTAATCTTTTGTTAGCATTTTTCTTATATATCGCATTAGGATTTATCGGCGTAGATAAGTTGGCTCCTGTCGTAGGAGCTATCCAGCAAGACTCTGCTGCTAAGAGTGCAGGAATTTTAAAAGACGACAAAATAATAAGCATAAATGGCGTATCGATAAAGCAGTGGGATGACATCAAAAAGCAAGTTAAACTTGAACCGATAAATATCATCATCGATAGAAATGGCAAGCGTTTATCTATAAATTTAACGCCTAAAATCGGCGAAAGTATTAGTATGTTTGGAGAAAAAATTCAAACTCCACTCATAGGCATCAGCCCAAGCGGTGAGATAACAAAAGTGTATAACTCTGGTTTAAGCAGTATTTCTTACGCATTTAACGAAACCTTAGAAAGCTCAAAGCTCATTTATAAAGGGCTTGAAAAGCTGATAACTGGTGTAGTTCCTATCAAAGAGATGGGTGGCATAGTCGCTATGGCTGATATCACGACAAAAGCTTCAACTATAAGCATTTCGGTGTTATTTTTGATAGTGGCGTTGATATCTGTAAATTTGGGCGTTTTAAATTTACTTCCACTTCCCGTACTTGATGGCGGACATATAGTTTTTAACCTTTATGAGATGGTGTTTAAAAGACCGGTAAATGAAAAGGTTTTTACAGCATTAAGCTACGGTTCTATGGCGTTTTTATTTGCGTTGATGGCATTTACTATATTAAATGACATATTAAGACTTGCAGGAGTTTATGAATGAGATTAGATGAAATTTTAAACAAAATAGGAAGTACAAAACTTATCGCCGTTTCAAAAAACGTTACTGAAAATGAAGTTTTGGAGCTATATAATCAAGGTCAAATGGACTTTGGGGAAAACAGAGTTCAAGAGCTAAAGCGTAAAAAAGATGTATTGCATAATCTAAATTTAAACTGGCATTTCATAGGTCGTTTACAAGCAAATAAAATCAATCATCTTCTAGCTTTGCACCCTACTTTGTGGCAAAGCTGCGAGAGTTTTTCTATGGCTCTAGCTGTGGATAAAAGGCTTGATTATACTTTGGATTGCTTGCTTCAGATAAACTCAGCTCACGAAGAGAGCAAACAAGGCGTAGATCCAAATGTAGCTATAGACGAATTTTTACGTATCAAACAGAGTTGCAAAAATCTAAATTTAGCAGGAGTGATGAGCATCGGTGCTCATAGTGATGAGATAAAAGAGATACAAAAAAGCTTTGAGAGCACATATAAAATTTATGAGAATTTGCAAAAATATGGAGCAAAGATCTGCTCTATGGGGATGAGCAGTGACTACGAACTAGCTATAAAATGTGGCTCAAATATGATTCGTCTTGGAACGATTTTGTATAAATAAAATTTATAAATAAAAGAGATATCAAGTGTGACATTTTATAAAAATGTATCCATTTTGTTTCTTTGGTTTGTTAAATTTCTCCTACAAAACTTACAAGGAGACAAAATGCAAAGACGAAGTGTGTTAAAACTAGGTAGCTTAGGGCTGATGAGTGGATTTTTTACTAATTCATTGATCGGTGCAAATACTAAAAACTTGATAGGGTTTGAGCAGATCGCCATTAGTACAGATGATGATTTTAAGGTAGCTAAAGGCTATAGTGCAAAGGTTCTTGTAAAATGGAGCGATCCGATCTTTAGCCATGCAAAAAAGTTTGATGAGAGTAAAAATATAGACGATGATTATGTAAAAAATGCGAATTTTGTATTTGGCGATGATGCCGATGGGCAAAAATACTTTGCAATAAATGGCTCAAAAGAAGGACTTTTAGTTACAAATAATGAATACGTCAATCCAGAACTTATGTTTAATCACAATGGTAAAAATATGAGTGCAAATGATATAAAATATCAACAAAATAGCCTTGGCGTAACCATACTAAACATCAAAAGAGACGGCTCAAATTTTTATAAATACAAGATAGATAGCAAATATAATCGCCGTATAAATGCAAATACGCCTATTTTGATAACAGGCGAAGCAAAAGGCGATGACGCTCTTAAAACTGCCACAGATCCAAAAGGAGAGCTTGTTTTTGGCACGTTAAATAATTGCGGATGCGGAAAAACTCCTTGGGGTACTTATCTGACTTGTGAAGAGAATTTCGACGATTTTTTTGGATCAAAAGATAGTAAATTTATGCCTAGCAAAAGCTTTGAAAGATATGGCATAAAAGCAAAAGGCGGTGTATATGGGTGGCACCTTTTTGATGATAGATTTGACATAAAAGCCACTCCAAATGAGGCAAATCGTTTTGGTTGGGTAGTGGAGATAGATCCATTTGATCCAAAAAGTATGCCAAAAAAACGTACTTCGTTAGGACGTTTTAAACATGAAAATTGCGAAGTAGTAGTGGATAAATTTGATAACGTAGTAGCTTATAGTGGCGATGATGAAAACAACGAATTCGTTTATAAATTTGTCGCAAAAAATAAATTTGATAGAACAAATTTAAAAGCAAATTTAGATATTCTTGAGTTTGGTACGCTTTATGTGGCTAAATTTGAAGGCGAGTTTGGAGAGTTTAAAGGTAAATTAAAATGGATAGAGCTAACATTTGGCAAAAATGGACTTACTAAAGAAAACGGCTTCATCTCACAAGCAGATATCTTAATAAGAGCTAGAGAGGCGGCCAGTTTTGTAGGGGCTACTCCTATGGATAGGTGTGAGTGGATAAGCAAGGATCCAAATTCTGAGTTTTTATATTCCACTTTTACAAACAATAAAGTAAGACAAGAAGTAGATGCTGCAAATCCTAGAGCAAAAAACAAATATGGTCAAATTCTAAAATGGGCGCCAAAAAACGGCGATCATGCAAATGGCGACTTTGCGTGGGAAATATTTATTTTGGCTGGAAATCCAAAGATCAAAGATGGACTTTATAAAGGTAGTAATAACATAAATTTAAACAATATGTTTAACTCTCCTGATGGTCTTGCTTTTGATAAAGATGGTCGTTTGTGGATAGCTACTGATGGTAGTTATTCAAACACAGGAGATTACGAAGACATGGGAAATAACCAACTACTTTGCGCTGATCCTTATAGCGGAGAGGTCAAGAGATTTGCCACTGGCCCAAGGGCTTGTGAGCTTACTGGAATAGCATTTAGCGATGATTATAAGACTATGTTTATCAGCGTCCAGCACCCAGGCGAAGAGTTAAAAGGCTCACACTGGCCAGAGGGTGGCTCTCACACTCCAAAATCAGCAGTCGTAATGATAACTAAAGATGATGGCGGTATTATAGGAGCGTAAGTTTAGATAAGTAAAACGCAGTGGCTTTGACTACTTGCGTTTTGCAAATTTAGCCTAAACATTTATAAACTACATTTTATATAGATCATAGCAGTAAGAAACAGATAAATAGCTGATAAAAATTAGACTAAATTTGATATTTTAATTATATAAAGTTTAAAATCAATTGTTTTGATCGTAGAATTTAGCTTAGCAAATAGCTAAGCCTTAGCGAGTTTAAAACTCACCTTTTATAGAAGCGACCCATTTATCAGCTCTTGTTTTCCACTCTGGATCATTTTTGAAGTCTATCGCAGCACCAACAAATTTACCATTTATAAGTGCTAATGAGTGTGTAAATTTATATCCATCTATATCGCTAGCGCCCACAAGTTTGCTCCACGAATCAGTGGTAAAAACTCTACTAAACCATCTATAAATGTATTTGGATGTTTTACTTGACCACCTACTCCTACAAGTGCAACTGTTTTATTTATAAAACTTGCTTCAGCAACTAAATTTAATTTAGCTTTGAAATCTTTTTGAAGCTCACCGTGTCCGTGAGTAGAAGTTGCAAATATAAATTTATCAAATTTATCGAAAAAATCAATGCTTAAATCTTTTACATCGATAACTTCGCTATCAAATTTACTTGCTATATACTCTGCAACTTCTTTTGTATCACCACCATTTGAACCATAAATAACGCCTATTTTTGACATATTCCATCCTTAAAAATAAAATTTAGCGGAATTATATCTAAATGAGACAAAAATTGTGCTTAAATAATATTAAAATATTAAGGAAAAATATCATAGAAGCTCAAAGCCCATTATAGGACTTTGAGTAATTTTATAAGCATTTAGAAGCGTATGCAAGCCCAAGATCATAAGCTTTATTGTTGGCCTCTTTTACTTTATCAGGAACTGAACTAAGCATTTTGGCACGAACTATCTCTGCATCCATTACGCCTGTAAATTTGATAGCCACACCAAGAGCTACTACGCTTTGAGTGATGACATTTCCAACTTCATCTTTAGCTATAGAAATGATAGGAATCTCATATATTTTCCAGCGTTTTTTATCTTCTTCGCTAGGTTTTACTAAATTTGGCTCTACTACTATTATGCCACCTTCTTTTACACCATCTTTAAAGGCATCATAGCTATTTTGTGCAGTAGCTAACATAAACTCTATCTCGCCTTCATTTGCATAAGGATATTTTATCTCTTCATCGCTTAATATGATATCAACTTTTGTTGGACCGCCACGCACTTGTGAGGTATATGTTGAAGCCTTTACACCATATCCCCCTGCTTCTATTTTAGCGGCTGAGAGTATCTCTCCAGCCAAAATAACGCCTTGTCCGCCTACTCCGACAAATCTTAACTCTGCCAAACTCATTTGATCTCCTCAAAGTTGATTTTTGTTTTGTTTTGAGCGGCCTCAATAACTTTTTGATAGGCTTTGCAATACTCTATATGACTTTCATCTTTATGAAGTATGCCAGTTGGGAATTTGCCTTTTTTCTCTTCGTCACTAAGAGCGTCAAATTTAACTTTTGAAACCGTTCTTTGATCGATCCAGTCTATCATCTGTGTAGCTTCACCCATTTTATTTTTTCTACCTAAATTTATATGGCAGTTTGAAAAAATATCAAAAAAGCTATAACCTTCGTGTTTAAATCCCTCCACTAAAAGTTTTTCTAATTTAGAAGGATTTATTATGCTTTCTCGACCTACAAATGTAGCTCCAGCAGCAGTTGCAAGCTTAGCTGCATCGAAGTTTGGATCTATATTTCCCCATTGAGCCGTAACTGTCCAAAAGCCTTGTGGAGTCGTAGGGCTTGTTTGAGAGTTTGTAAGACCATAAATGAAGTTATTTATCAAAATATGATTTATGTCTATATTTCTTCTACACCCATGTATTGTGTGATTTCCGCCGATCGCTAAGCCATCACCATCACCGGTTATAACAATGACATGCTTGTCTGGATTTGCTAATTTAATACCTGTTGCATAAGCTATAGTACGACCGTGAGTTGTATGCACTGTATTACAATTTACATAGCTTGAAAATCTACCAGAACAACCTATACCACTTACTACACAGACATCATCCATATTCCAACCCATGGCATCAATAGCTCTTATAACGCTTTTTAAGATGACACCATCACCGCAACCCCAACACCAAAGTGTAGGCATTTTACTTGTTCTTAGATAATTATCATAATTAAAAGCCATCTTAAAACTCCTTAACTTTACTTATGATTTCGCTTGGACTAAGCGGACGACCATTTGCTTTAAGTAATGTTTTAAAATCATTTCTTAAAGTACATCTTTGTATTTCTCCTAAATATTGACCTAAATTTAGCTCTGTCACCAAAATCTTTTTAAATTTAGAACCTATCTCTTTTAGTTTGGCTTCTGGGCTTGGCCACAAAGTAATAGGTCTAAAAATACCTACTTTTATGCCTTCATTTCTTAGTTTATCAACCGCTTCTTTTGCCGCTAAGCTTACGCTACCGTAGCAGATTATACAAATTTCAGCGTCATCTAGTTTATACTCTTCATAGTTTGATACTTCATCTATATGACCTTTTATTTTATTAAATAGTCTTTTGATATTGTAATCTACTAGTTTTCCATCTTCAGTTGGGAAGCCTGTCTCACCATGATGAAGACCTGTTATGTGATAGCGATAACCTTTAAAAAACGGATTTAAAGTAGCTGGTTCGTCTTCTTTTGCTTCGTAAGGCTTATAATCTTTTGGATCTCCTTTAAACTCACGACGTGGTTCTATCTTCAGATCTGCAACATCTGGAATTACGGCTTTTCCTTGCATATGTCCGATAGTCTCGTCAAGAAGTAAGAAAACCGGAGTACTAAAACGATTTGCAAGGTTAAATGCTCTTACTGTTTCAGTATAAATTTCATCTAAACTACCTGGAGCTACTGCGATAGAACAATAATCACCGTGGCTAGGAGTTTTTGCTTGAAGAATATCTCCTTGAGCAACACGAGTAGGAAGACCTGTAGATGGACCACCACGCATAACATTTACTATAACCAAAGGAATCTCAGCTATAAATCCAAGACCTATCTGCTCTGATTTTAGCGAAATACCAGGGCCAGAACTAGCAGTCATAGCCTTAGCACCACTCATACTAGCACCAAGAGCAACAGAAACACCAGCTATCTCATCTTCCATTTGTATAAATTTACCACCGTTTTTAGGCAATAAAACGCTTAATTCGTGTGCTATCTCACTTGATGGTGTTATAGGGTAACCACCAAAAAAATTGCAACCACAATCCACAGCTGCACGTGATACAAGTGCATTTCCTGTTGTTATTATACTTCTCATTTGCTATCCTTATTTAAGTTTCCTAAAATGATTTGCTTTTACAGCAGCAGCTCTCTCTTTTGCTTCTGGGGTAATTTTCGCAAATTTAAAGCCTTTGTCGGCAACATAGATAGCAAAATCTGGACAATGAAGCTCACAATCCCTACATCCTATACAGGATTCAGGATGACTTACTTCTATCATCATACCTTGAATAGCATGAATATCTTCTTTCATGCTTAAAACCCCTGCTGGGCAGTAGCTAACACAGATATCGCAAGCTTTGCATCTGGTCTCATCTACCCAAACAGCCATACCTACTGGTTGTTCTTTCATATCATTCTCCTATTAATTCTTTGATCTTATTATCAAGGACTTTATAACTATCTAAAAATATCAAGTCTGAAATATCCCAAAATTCTTTAAGGAAATTTAGTCTAAAAACTATGGATATTTTATAGATCCCACCAAGCTTTGTGCTTATGTAAATTTAACTTAAAAAAGTTGATAAAAAAGCATTAGTTAAGAACTAGATTATCTATTTTATAAATTATTAATATTAAACCGGTTATATATTTATATAGCTTATAATTTTAATAATTTTTTCGATACTATCTTTAAAGTTTTCAATCTCTTTTTGTGTTAAATTTAACTCTAAAATCTCTTTGATACCATTATTGTCAAGTTTTACTAAGTGTCCAATAGCCACTTCATATTCACCAAATTTACTAAATACAGAGCAACTAAGAGGTTTTTCATCGCCGTTTTTTATGCTTTCGCACATCTTTAAAACACCTGCGCTAGGTGCGTAAAACGCCGAAGTTCCCATTAATTTTACTATATCTGCACCACCATTTTTAGTTCTTTGTTTTATCTCTTCTATCTCATCTATATCAAAGATATCTTTTATACTTTTATCTTCAAATTTCATAGACGATTCTAAGCATATCATATCATTATTGTGTGTTCCAATGCACTTTGCAAAGCATTTTGCGGACGACGTTCCTAGTTTTGAAGCTATCTCATACTTAAGCCTTGCACTATCTAGTTCTCCTGCCATACCTATGACTTTTAAAGGACTAAATTTACTAGCTTTTAAGGCTACATATACCATTATATCAAGTGGATTTGTTACTACTATTATAATAGAATTTGGCGCCCATTTAGCAATGTTAATTGCACTAGAAGCTACTATTTTGGCGTTTGTGGTTATTAGATCTTCTCTTTTTTGATCTTCTCTTCTAGCAAAACCTGCTGTTATGACAACTATATCATAATCTTTGATCAAAGAGTAGTCGTCACCGCCGACTACATCTATATCAAGATCTAAAGCAGCGACCATTTGAGCTAGATCGATAGCTTTAACAGTCGCAAGTTTTTTATTTATATCTATAAGTGCTACTTTTTTACACACTTGCCTAGAAATAAGCAAACTTGCTGTGCAAGCTCCAACATTTCCAGCACCTATAATTGCAATTTTCAAATCATTTTCCTAAAATTTCATTGAAAAGTTTGCTAGGTCTCATTATATTTGACACTAATTTATCATCAAATTTATAATATCCGCCTATTTCGACTCTTTTACCTTGAGCTTTATTTAGCTCATTTACTATACTTTCTTTATTTTCGCTAAGTTCTTTTGCCATAGCACTAAATTTGTCTTTTAGCTCACTATTTGCTAGCTCATTTGCCCAATAAAGAGTAAGATAAAAATGGCTTCCGCGGTTATCATTTTCACCTATATTTTTACGTGGAGAATTGTCGTTTTTTAAATAACTTTGGATTGCTTTATCAAGAGTATCTGCTAAGATTTTTGCCTCTTTTTTGCCACTGATATTTGCAAGATGTTCTAAGCTTGCTCCAAGAGCTAAAAATTCACCCAAGCTATCCCATCTAAGGTGATTTTCTTCTATAAGTTGCATTGCGATTTTTGGCGCACTTCCGCCAGCTCCAGTCTCAAAAAGCCCACCTCCGTTTAATAAAGGTACAATAGATAGCATTTTCGCACTAGTTCCTAGCTCAAGTATAGGAAATAGATCGGTTAAATAATCCCTTAGCACATTTCCTGTCACGCTTATAGCATCTTTTCCGCTTCTAATGATAGATATACTTCGTTTTATGGCTTTTGTCGGCTCAGCTATACTTATATCTAAATTTGAAAGATCATATTTTTTTAGTTCATCTGTTACGATTTGTATCATATTTGCATCATGGGCACGATTTTCATCTAACCAAAATATAGCAGGCGATTTTGTAGCTTTAGCTCTATTTATTGCTAACTTTATCCAGTCTTTGATCGCTTCATCTTTAGCCTCTATAGCACGAAATATATCTCCTTCTTCTACTTTAAACTCCATATTATCGCCATTATCGCTACTTACTATAAATTTACCATTGCTTTTTGCTATAAAAGTTTTATCGTGGCTTCCATACTCTTCAGCCTTTTTTGCCATAAGCCCAACGTTTGAAACGCTTCCTATGGTTGCTGGATTTAAAGCTCCATTCGCTTTTAAATCTTCGATAGTTGCTTCATATATGGTAGCATAAGTCTTATCAGGAATAACAGCCAAAGTGTCTCTAGCATCACCTTTTTTATCCCACATTTTACCGCTATTTCTTATCATTGCAGGCATAGAAGCGTCGATTATAACGTCGCTTGGAACGTGCAAGTTTGTGATGCCCTTGTCGCTATCTACCATAGCAAGATCTGCTCTAGTGGCGTAAATTTCATCAAATTTAGCTAGAATTTTTGCTTTGCAAGGTAGATTTTCTATTTTTGTAAATAGGTCTTTTAGCCCGTTATTTTGATTTACTCCAGCTTCTTTTAGTTCATTTGCAAACTCTTTAAATATCTCTTTAAAAAATATCTTTACAAAATGTCCGAAAATCACAGGATCGCTGACTTTCATCATAGTAGCTTTTAGATGAACTGAGTAAAGCAAACCGCTGTCTTTAGCATCTTTTATGCTTTCTTCTATAAATTTATCAAGTTTATTAACACTTAAAAATGTAGCACTAATAATGTCCCCACGCCCAGCTTTTATGCCGTCTTTTAATAGCTCTTTTTTGCCATTTGCATCTTCAAATTCTATCTTAAATTTAGTATCTTTGCTAACTATGACCGATTTTTCATTTGAGTAAAAATCACCACCATTCATATATGATACGCGTGTTTTTATATCTTTGCTCCAAGCTCCGTTTTTATGTGGGAATTCTTTTGCATACGCTTTAACAGCCGCAGCACATCTTCTATCTGAATTTCCCTCTCTAAGCACTGGATTTACAGCACTTCCAAGCACTTTTGCATATCTAGCTTTTATGTCCGCTTCTTTGTCATTACTAGGATTTTCAACATAATTTGGAACTGCGTAACCTTTGCTTTGAAGCTCTGCTATAGCAGCATTTAGTTGCGGAAGTGACGCTGAAATATTTGGGAGCTTGATTATATTTGCAGTTTTTTCCTTTGTCATTTCACCTAAAATTTCTAAGAAATTAGGTACTTTTTGCTCTTCTTTTAGATAGTCTGGAAAGTTTGCAAGTATTCTTGCTGCTAAAGAAATATCCATAGTTTCTATATCAATGCCACCACGTGACAAAAACTCTTTTATGACAGGAAACAAAGAGTAAGTCGCGAGTGCTGGCGCCTCGTCTGTGTAAGTGTAGATTATATCTGCCATTTTTTTCCTTTTTTATTAAATTTTCGTAATTTTATCAAATATTTTGTTAATTTTTATATCATTAGCCTATTTATTTTTTATTTTTATAAAAAATTAAGTTATTTTTCTAGACTCATTACTAAATTTTAATCCAAAGCTTCTATGATCTCTTTTGCAGTTTTATAGTTTTTTATCTCACTTATGATCTCATCTCTACCCCATATAACGTGGATATAACGCATATCGGCATTTTTTGCAGCCAAGTAATCTTTCGTGCTGTCTCCGATAAATACACATTCTACACCAAATTTATCTCTTATGATGTTTAGCATAGCAGGATCTGGTTTTGGTGCAATGGCTTTACTTGCTCCTACTATAGTCTCAAAATACCCCAAAATACCACAATGCCCAAGGATATTTTCTATAGTTGCGTGTGGTGCGTTTGTGGCTACTGCAAGTAGATAATCTTTTGATTTTAAAGCTTCTAAAAGCTCCATAGCCTCTTTATAAACTACGGCGTAAAGCTCATAGTTTTTATTAAATTCTTTTTCAAATTTTAATCTCATATCGGTAGTTATCTCATCAAAACCATAAAATTCTCTGATAGAGTTTTTTTGCGGATCATTTATAATAGACATTATAAAATCATCATCTAATTCACGCATATGCATACAAGCTCTCATATAATTTATCGTCTTGCAGATAGCTTTTTTACTATCTATAAGAGTGCCATCCATATCAAAAATTACACATTTAATACTCATCTAAGCCACCTTTTTTATGTTTTTCTTTTTTATAAGTTTTTGATTTTTTTAGCTTTTCTAGATTATTTGCAGCTCTTAATAGCTCATCTTTGTCTGTAGATCTTGAAGTTAGATTTACAAAGTCACAAAGTGATTTAGTATAAGGTTGATCTAAAAATGCCGGTTCTACCTTTAATAAAATTTCAAGATTTTTCTTAATAAGAGCGGTAAATTTATCCATATCAAAATCTTCTCGC
The sequence above is a segment of the Campylobacter hyointestinalis subsp. lawsonii genome. Coding sequences within it:
- the rseP gene encoding RIP metalloprotease RseP; translated protein: MKSIFLVLTLLIASFWYWGVHFGVTILAISFLIFFHELGHFLVARFFGVKVNTFSIGFGEKIYTKRVGNTDYCLSAIPLGGYVQLKGQDDLDPKLKNYDSDSYNVLSPIKRIAILFAGPFFNLLLAFFLYIALGFIGVDKLAPVVGAIQQDSAAKSAGILKDDKIISINGVSIKQWDDIKKQVKLEPINIIIDRNGKRLSINLTPKIGESISMFGEKIQTPLIGISPSGEITKVYNSGLSSISYAFNETLESSKLIYKGLEKLITGVVPIKEMGGIVAMADITTKASTISISVLFLIVALISVNLGVLNLLPLPVLDGGHIVFNLYEMVFKRPVNEKVFTALSYGSMAFLFALMAFTILNDILRLAGVYE
- a CDS encoding YggS family pyridoxal phosphate-dependent enzyme, whose protein sequence is MRLDEILNKIGSTKLIAVSKNVTENEVLELYNQGQMDFGENRVQELKRKKDVLHNLNLNWHFIGRLQANKINHLLALHPTLWQSCESFSMALAVDKRLDYTLDCLLQINSAHEESKQGVDPNVAIDEFLRIKQSCKNLNLAGVMSIGAHSDEIKEIQKSFESTYKIYENLQKYGAKICSMGMSSDYELAIKCGSNMIRLGTILYK
- a CDS encoding PhoX family protein; amino-acid sequence: MQRRSVLKLGSLGLMSGFFTNSLIGANTKNLIGFEQIAISTDDDFKVAKGYSAKVLVKWSDPIFSHAKKFDESKNIDDDYVKNANFVFGDDADGQKYFAINGSKEGLLVTNNEYVNPELMFNHNGKNMSANDIKYQQNSLGVTILNIKRDGSNFYKYKIDSKYNRRINANTPILITGEAKGDDALKTATDPKGELVFGTLNNCGCGKTPWGTYLTCEENFDDFFGSKDSKFMPSKSFERYGIKAKGGVYGWHLFDDRFDIKATPNEANRFGWVVEIDPFDPKSMPKKRTSLGRFKHENCEVVVDKFDNVVAYSGDDENNEFVYKFVAKNKFDRTNLKANLDILEFGTLYVAKFEGEFGEFKGKLKWIELTFGKNGLTKENGFISQADILIRAREAASFVGATPMDRCEWISKDPNSEFLYSTFTNNKVRQEVDAANPRAKNKYGQILKWAPKNGDHANGDFAWEIFILAGNPKIKDGLYKGSNNINLNNMFNSPDGLAFDKDGRLWIATDGSYSNTGDYEDMGNNQLLCADPYSGEVKRFATGPRACELTGIAFSDDYKTMFISVQHPGEELKGSHWPEGGSHTPKSAVVMITKDDGGIIGA
- a CDS encoding flavodoxin domain-containing protein yields the protein MSKIGVIYGSNGGDTKEVAEYIASKFDSEVIDVKDLSIDFFDKFDKFIFATSTHGHGELQKDFKAKLNLVAEASFINKTVALVGVGGQVKHPNTFIDGLVEFLPLIRGANLWALAI
- a CDS encoding 2-oxoacid:acceptor oxidoreductase family protein, whose amino-acid sequence is MSLAELRFVGVGGQGVILAGEILSAAKIEAGGYGVKASTYTSQVRGGPTKVDIILSDEEIKYPYANEGEIEFMLATAQNSYDAFKDGVKEGGIIVVEPNLVKPSEEDKKRWKIYEIPIISIAKDEVGNVITQSVVALGVAIKFTGVMDAEIVRAKMLSSVPDKVKEANNKAYDLGLAYASKCL
- a CDS encoding 2-oxoglutarate ferredoxin oxidoreductase subunit beta translates to MAFNYDNYLRTSKMPTLWCWGCGDGVILKSVIRAIDAMGWNMDDVCVVSGIGCSGRFSSYVNCNTVHTTHGRTIAYATGIKLANPDKHVIVITGDGDGLAIGGNHTIHGCRRNIDINHILINNFIYGLTNSQTSPTTPQGFWTVTAQWGNIDPNFDAAKLATAAGATFVGRESIINPSKLEKLLVEGFKHEGYSFFDIFSNCHINLGRKNKMGEATQMIDWIDQRTVSKVKFDALSDEEKKGKFPTGILHKDESHIEYCKAYQKVIEAAQNKTKINFEEIK
- a CDS encoding 2-oxoglutarate synthase subunit alpha codes for the protein MRSIITTGNALVSRAAVDCGCNFFGGYPITPSSEIAHELSVLLPKNGGKFIQMEDEIAGVSVALGASMSGAKAMTASSGPGISLKSEQIGLGFIAEIPLVIVNVMRGGPSTGLPTRVAQGDILQAKTPSHGDYCSIAVAPGSLDEIYTETVRAFNLANRFSTPVFLLLDETIGHMQGKAVIPDVADLKIEPRREFKGDPKDYKPYEAKEDEPATLNPFFKGYRYHITGLHHGETGFPTEDGKLVDYNIKRLFNKIKGHIDEVSNYEEYKLDDAEICIICYGSVSLAAKEAVDKLRNEGIKVGIFRPITLWPSPEAKLKEIGSKFKKILVTELNLGQYLGEIQRCTLRNDFKTLLKANGRPLSPSEIISKVKEF
- a CDS encoding 4Fe-4S binding protein, translating into MKEQPVGMAVWVDETRCKACDICVSYCPAGVLSMKEDIHAIQGMMIEVSHPESCIGCRDCELHCPDFAIYVADKGFKFAKITPEAKERAAAVKANHFRKLK
- a CDS encoding malate dehydrogenase, with amino-acid sequence MKIAIIGAGNVGACTASLLISRQVCKKVALIDINKKLATVKAIDLAQMVAALDLDIDVVGGDDYSLIKDYDIVVITAGFARREDQKREDLITTNAKIVASSAINIAKWAPNSIIIVVTNPLDIMVYVALKASKFSPLKVIGMAGELDSARLKYEIASKLGTSSAKCFAKCIGTHNNDMICLESSMKFEDKSIKDIFDIDEIEEIKQRTKNGGADIVKLMGTSAFYAPSAGVLKMCESIKNGDEKPLSCSVFSKFGEYEVAIGHLVKLDNNGIKEILELNLTQKEIENFKDSIEKIIKIISYINI
- a CDS encoding NADP-dependent isocitrate dehydrogenase, yielding MADIIYTYTDEAPALATYSLFPVIKEFLSRGGIDIETMDISLAARILANFPDYLKEEQKVPNFLEILGEMTKEKTANIIKLPNISASLPQLNAAIAELQSKGYAVPNYVENPSNDKEADIKARYAKVLGSAVNPVLREGNSDRRCAAAVKAYAKEFPHKNGAWSKDIKTRVSYMNGGDFYSNEKSVIVSKDTKFKIEFEDANGKKELLKDGIKAGRGDIISATFLSVNKLDKFIEESIKDAKDSGLLYSVHLKATMMKVSDPVIFGHFVKIFFKEIFKEFANELKEAGVNQNNGLKDLFTKIENLPCKAKILAKFDEIYATRADLAMVDSDKGITNLHVPSDVIIDASMPAMIRNSGKMWDKKGDARDTLAVIPDKTYATIYEATIEDLKANGALNPATIGSVSNVGLMAKKAEEYGSHDKTFIAKSNGKFIVSSDNGDNMEFKVEEGDIFRAIEAKDEAIKDWIKLAINRAKATKSPAIFWLDENRAHDANMIQIVTDELKKYDLSNLDISIAEPTKAIKRSISIIRSGKDAISVTGNVLRDYLTDLFPILELGTSAKMLSIVPLLNGGGLFETGAGGSAPKIAMQLIEENHLRWDSLGEFLALGASLEHLANISGKKEAKILADTLDKAIQSYLKNDNSPRKNIGENDNRGSHFYLTLYWANELANSELKDKFSAMAKELSENKESIVNELNKAQGKRVEIGGYYKFDDKLVSNIMRPSKLFNEILGK
- a CDS encoding HAD family hydrolase; this translates as MSIKCVIFDMDGTLIDSKKAICKTINYMRACMHMRELDDDFIMSIINDPQKNSIREFYGFDEITTDMRLKFEKEFNKNYELYAVVYKEAMELLEALKSKDYLLAVATNAPHATIENILGHCGILGYFETIVGASKAIAPKPDPAMLNIIRDKFGVECVFIGDSTKDYLAAKNADMRYIHVIWGRDEIISEIKNYKTAKEIIEALD